In Heteronotia binoei isolate CCM8104 ecotype False Entrance Well chromosome 21, APGP_CSIRO_Hbin_v1, whole genome shotgun sequence, the DNA window GGAGCCCTCTAAGGTGGCCCTCATTTTATGTGGGGGATGTGGGAGGGCACACACATGAGAGAAACGTACAGCTTTTCTTGGCCTATGCCACACTTCCTTGGATTGAGACTATAAATTGTGTCTGCTTCTTACCTTGTTCTCCTGGGAAGTCAGATGGGTGATACATTGTGTGAATGAATATGAACTGTAGGTCACCAGCTGCCAATCCTAAATAATccctgtgattttttaaaatgaaagataTTGGTACTTAAAATTGTGATCCAGATAGCGTGCCAGTCCCCAtttggaggcaggagatcccctggtttggaggcccccccccccccgctccaggattagcagaaagcaggggcagggtgctgaatgtccactgagcactccatcaTACTtgttaccatagggtataatagagaattgatctgtaggtatctggggctttgagaggggggctgtttttttgaggtagaggcatctggtgtctctcctcaaaaataTCCCCCTGGTTCCCTTTTGTAGAATATATTTTCAGTCAGGAAATTTCTCCCTATAATTCTTATCAAATGTCCTTGCTTTGCTTTTAACACAAGATTCTTAATGTTCTCCTTTTCcctcttgcacaaaattttttaaTGCTATGACACAGGAGTGGAACTCTTTATTTAGTTCTTTATTTTATTCTTATTCATTTCTTCATTTAATTCTCAGTTTaataattatttcatttatacctagTATTTTTTCATGAATGTTCCATTTATATTATTAGTTGTTCATAATGATTTCTTTAGTTGTAACATATCCATTTGATACTGTTTAGTTATTatatctgattttattttatatggTAATACATGTATTCATACTCCTTGGAAGCTTTAGATAAGACTGTTGATGTTTTGTTTACTCTTGCCCACTTTAATAAAAGTATTTTTGTTTgcttaaaaaaaatcccccaagtttcaaaaagattgaaccgggggtccaattctctgagtctccaaagaagatgctcctatcctccattgtttccagtggaggggaggtatttaaaaggagcttagtccctttaaatgtgatggccagaactcccttcagagttcaatcatgcttgttacacccttggctccacccccaaaatccccagatattttctcagtcagacctggcaaccctagctccagacATCAAGCAAAACTGCAGAGCTCTATAGCATAAACTCCTGTGCTTTTAATTACATAATTTTGGTATCATATGAATTCTTCAGTGTGGGTGTTGTATTGAATATTACACTATATCAAAGTGAGGAACACTTGAGAAACTCAGCGTTGTTTGAACAAATAAAAGCACTCATTGAGTAAGTGGATGTGTGTACTGCTGCTAAGGTAGCGTGTGCTATGGTTATCAATTTTCTTGCCAAAATAATTTTGGAAGGTTGTCTTGCAGGATGTTCTTCTAACTGTGTGGCAAGCCACATTTGAATAGATCAGTCTTCTCCTATTTCTgcagacaaatggaaataaaTGCTCCCAGAGAGACCGTGTTGTTCAGCCCAGGAAAGGAAACCTATCAAATGGCACTGATGTTCAGGAGGCCTGGCTCTTCCCTAACCCAGGGAGAGTTCCAAGGCTGCCGCTGAGTCACAGCTAGTGGGCTAGGCAACAGCTGCATTCCTGAGGCCAGTCATCCTGTGACAGGCAAGAAAGccagagggggaagggaggctgcagATAAACTAGAGAGAAAATGTGTGTTTGAAGAGAGGAGAAAGGAAgcagagaggaggaagggagaacagaATGAAGAGAGAGAGATCCTTGATTAGCAAGGCAAGCACACACAGGGAGAGTAAGGGGGGAAAGATGAAGGGGTCCCAGCTTCACACTTAACCAATTTCAAGGGTCTAGAATGATGAcgcaactaacatgaatttgagcggactttggaggggaggatggtggaagataggaaggcctggcgtgacttggtccatggggttgcaaagaataGAACTCAACTTTGTGGCTGAACAAGAAGAATTATGACAATGAGCTTGGCCTCTTAATTTTCACTGGCCAAAAAAACTACCTACAATTAAAATTGCTAGGTCACATGGGGCACTATATGCAGCTTTTGAAGACTATAAAATAGCATTTGATAGCACTCGGAGGAAACAAAATTAGAGATATCTTCAGTAGACTAtagatttttgttgttcagtcgcatagttgaatctgactctttgcaaccccatggacaaagtcatgccaggctctcctgtcttccaccatcctctgaagtctgctcaaattcgtgtttgttacatcagtaactgtccagccatctcatcttttgctgtccccttcttcttttgcattctgtctttcctagcatcaggatcttctccagggagtgctcccttctcatttggtggccaaagtatttgagcttcagcttcagcatatgaccttccagggaacagtcagggttgatttcccttaggatcgactgatttgatcttcttgctgtccaagggactctcaagagtcttctccagcaccacatctcaaaagcatctattcttcagcgctcggccttccttatgatccaactctcacagccatacattactactgggaataccatcactttgactataaggacttttgttggcagggtgatgtctctactttttattatactgcccaggtttgccatagccgtcctcccaaggagtatacatcttttaatttcatggctacagtcaccatctgcagtgatcttggatcccaggaatgtgaaatctgtcactactttcacatcttccccttctatttgccaagatgtgatgggaccggatgccatgatcttagtttttttgatgttgagtttcaagcctacttttgtgctctcctctttcaccctcaacaagagattctttaggtcctcctcactttctgacattagagtagtgtcacctgcatacctgaggttgttgatgtttttcctggcaatcttaattccggctcgTGCTTCATCCAGactagcattccgcatgatgtactctgcatataaattaaataagcagggtgacaatatatatccttgttgaactccttttcctattctaaaccaatcagttgctccatattcCGTTcggacagttgcttcttgacccttatacaggtttctcagaagacatgtgaggtggtctggtactcccatctctttaaggacttgtcacagtttgttgtgatccacacaatcaaaggctttagcatagtcaatgaagcagaaatagatgtttttctgatactcccatgctttctccataatccatcgaatgttggcaatttgatctctagttcctctacctctccgaaacccagcttgaacttctggtagttcccgatctacatattgTTGAAGCCGAGCTTgtaagatctttaacatgaccttgctggcatgtgaaatgagtgcaatggtacgatagtttgaacattccctggcattacccttcttttggactggaatataaactgatcttttccaatcctgtgaccactgttgtgttttccaaatttgttgacataatgtgtgcatcactttaacagcatcatcttttaggactttgaatagctcaactgggatatcatcatctccgctcgctttgttgttagtaatgttttctaaagcccatttgacttcacactccaggatgtctggctcaaggtcctcaaattcactgtcatggttgtccgggacactGAGATTCTTCTTGTATTTGTAACGCCTGATCAGACAGCCGCTttgctttcttgtatttctttttctttgggatggtgctgatcgctgccttctgtacagtgtcacagtgtccgtccatagttcttcaggcactctctctatcaactctagttccttaaacctattcttcacctccactgtatattcataagggatgtgatcaaggtcaaacctgaatggcctaatggcttccccagttttcttcagtttaagcctgaattttgcgatgagtagctcatgatctgagctgcagtcagctctagaccttgtttttgctgactctaaggagcttctccatctttgattgcagagtatataatcaatctgatttctgtgttgcccatcaggtgatgtccatgtgttgAGCctccttttaggttgttggaagagggtgttcggtatgaccagcttgttctcttggcaaaactTTATTAGCCTTtgtccagcttcattttgttctccaaggccaaacttgtcagttgttccggttacttTTGGAtttcctgctttggcattccagtcccctatgatgaggaggacatctttttttggtgttaattctggaaggtgttgtagatcttcatagaactggtccacttcagcctcttctgcatcagtggttggggcatagacttggattactgtgatattggatgcggaccgagatcattctgtcttttttgagattgtatctcattactgccttcctcactctcttgttaactataaaggccacacaatTTCTTCTATGGGATTCTTGCTCACAATAATAGAtgcagtgatcctctgagttaaattcacccatgcccatccattttagttcactgattcccaagatgtcgatgttcattcttgccatctcgtttgaccacatctagcttaccttgattcatagatcttacattccacatttcgatgcagtattgttctttgcagcatcagactgttctttcaccatcagacacatccacagctgagcgtccctTTGGCTTTGgtccagccacttcactctttctgtggttacttgaacgctcttcctcagtagcatattggacaccttctgacctgagcggttcatcttccagtgccatatcttttagccttttgttactgtccatggggttttcttggcaaggatactggagtggtttgccatttccttctccagtggatcacatttagtctgggttctcagctgtggcctgtccatcttgggtggccctgcatggcatagcccacagcctcattgaaccgcgcaagccctctcgccacaacaaggcagcaatccatgagattACTTGTGCTTATTTCTGAATTGCATAAAAGCAATTTCCTGATGGTAAAATGTAACCCACAGGGTCGCTTGACCCATACAGTCCGTGTTAGGTGTGAAACAGTATTGTATCTTGGTCCCCCAGCTATTCAGCATTTACATTAATTCAATAAACCCTCCTCAAACTGGACTTCCATCTGCCTAAATTGATTCCCACATGGGCAGATGACACAGTCATTTTATCCCACTCTGAAGCACGGCTTACAAAAGCCCTTTGAGCTCTCACAACATATTGTAAGGTGGAGCAGCTAACAATTAACTTAAAAAACCCCCTAGAATTCTTTTATTTCCCAAAATAGTTGTCAAGCATAGATGGCAAATTGATGGCCATGATATTGATTAAATGAAGGTTTTAAAATATCTACGGTAGTTTTCCAGTTGACCAGCTCATGGAGGTCTCAGATGGTCCATGTCACTGAGAGAGGAATCAGCCACCTatactccaaaaatcttgttggcctcaaAGGTGgtactagacttgaatctagctgttcagcTACCACaaaattcttttttctttttgaaagatGGCTCACACATACCATGTGCAATTAAAGTCTTCCAGAGCATTTATGGCTGACAGATATTTCTCTAAAAAGATTTTCATTCCCTGGGAACAAACTAAATTTTTTCATTCTATTGGTGTTCCAAATTGGGTCCACAATGCCCTTCTCAGAGCGCAGTCGGGGATGGTATTGTTTGAAGCATGTGGCTGGTTTTAAGTTGTACGCTTTTGGCTAAAACTAAATTTCGACACTTTTGGGCTAACTTCAGTCATTTGTACAGATAATTTTTGATGGATGAAAGCTATTGAGAAGAAATGAGGACTGTATAGATTCCCACCCATAGTCCTACTGCACCCTGGGCTTCTgggaacaaacaacaacaaacagcaGAGGTGGTAACTAGTGTTGATAGTTCTCTGTATCTATCTGCAAATCTTTAACACCACATTTTGGAGAAAGGCAGTATAAATCATGAGTTGCAGAAAAACCATAGTTTATAAATAAATTTTGTGTAAGATGTGTATACAGCAGTAAAAGGCCTTCTCCAGATCCATGTAGAGCAGAGATCCCcagactttttgagcctgtgagcccctttggaattttgacatagAGTGGTGGGAGCAGCCACCTTTGTGGGAAGCCATTGTGGGAGTTGGCACCAACCATacgcacagaggaagcccaagtgcaggggacaagaggaattaaaaaaaaatacactgggaaacaAAACCACGCTGTAGCGGCaacgctgtagaaacaatgttattttaacctttacagccaatcacatctccaatagccaatcagaaacgctgctgggcaagagcctcacctggccccatctactttttaaaaacactggacGTGCACCAGGGAAGTTGTTGGTGAGTGCTGTGCTCTTCAtgggcatcatgttggggaccccgGCCTACAGCAGTCATTTCAAACCCCATTAGAGAAGGCAtcaccatcaccagtggtctgacctagcctcagatcgcaaagcatggaggcacaccatccaccaggctgtctcttcctttgagaacgcacgcatagctggtcttgaggacaaaaggagattgaggaagaatcgcactgctacagcaccaaccctaaatcagatttttccctgcagccgctgtggccggacctgcctgtcccacattggtcttgtcagccaccagcgagcctgcagcaaacgtggactattgcacccttcttaaatcttctatcacgaagccaagccgagagagagagaaggcaccAAGTGCCAGGAGAATTAAGGTGTTCCAGGTTGTAGGAAGTGTAATTAAAGGGGTCTGCCGCCCTCCAGCACGGATACACAATCTGTGCCAAGTCTCCCCGCAGGACAATGAAGAGCATATGCGTGTGCGTATTACAGGGGAGAGTTTACGTGGGTGTGAAGAAAAGCGATCCTTTTCAGAAACTCATCGAGAAAATGCCACAGAAAATGGGGAATCTGAGTGAGCGCCGGACTCCGGGCTCGTTTCTCTTTCGCagctgctgagacccctcccggCCTCGAGGGGTGCCTGATCCTCTTGATGATCCTGGGCTTCGAGAAACCGCGGACTTTAGCGGGAAATAGGGGGAGGAGAACACCGAATGATGCAAAGAGCGAGTGGGCGGCAGGAAGAAGCGCCGCTCTCAGCCAGGAGGGCCGGGCTTGTCTCGCTTTGCGCGGGGGGAGGCGGGAGTCGGCAGGCGGGGCGCTTGCAAGGCCATAAATGGGTGTCGCCGGGCTCCGGGCGCGCAGagcgtgcagcagcagcagcagcagcagcagggcggCGGGGAGCCAGGGCGGCGCTCGTTGCCGAGAGACCCAGCGCGCAGGCGGCGGCGGcgaagcggcggcggcgggcgtCGCGATGAAGGGTCCGGCGTCGGCGGCGTCGGAGGTGATCCGCGAGGGCGAGCTGGAGAAGCGGAGCGACAGCCTCTTCCAGCTGTGGAAGAAGAAGGCGGTGGTGCTGAGCAAGGACAGCCTGAGCCTCTTCTCGCCCGAGGGCGGCGCCAAGGCCAAGGAGCTGCGCTTCGGCGCCATCCAGAAGGTGGACTGCGTGGAGCGCACCGGCAAGTACGTCTACTTCACCATCGTCACGACGGACCGCAAGGAGATCGACTTTCGGTGCCCGGGCGAGAGCTGCTGGAACGCCTCCATCACCATGGCGCTGATCGACTTCCAGAACAAGCGCGCCATCCAGGACTTCAAGAGCCGCCAGGAGGCCGTCGAGCAGGCAGCCGCCGGCACCCGCGACAGGCGCCTGGCCAGGGCCCCCTGAGCCCCCCGCCCGGCTGGCCGGGCAGATCCCCAAAGGTGAGCCGGGTGGGAGACCCTCGAGAAAGGGGCTCGGGAAGTGCTCTTTAAAgcgttgggggcgggggggggagatagtATGCAGCTTTGCATTAAACGGAAGACTGGTCTTTGGATTTGTCTGAATTGCAAAGTCTTCTCTGATGTATTTACGGTAGGTTATTTGTTTCAGTAGGCATTAGCCAATACTGTTCACACCACGGACCTAATTCCTACTGTTAGGGGCCTAgcaagggcttcaagagccgccaGGAGGCCGTCGAGCAGGCGGCCGCCGGCACCCGCGACAGGCGCCTGGCCAGGGCCCCCTGAGCCCCCCGGCTGGCTGGGCAGATCCCCAAAGGTGAATAAAAATAGCAAAATCTCTCGATCAGTGCCTCGTTTGTCTTTTTACGCTGCAAGTCACTGATCTTCCTTTCATTGAATAACCGGAAACAAAGTTCCGGTCGCATTATCTCTCCAGCGTGCTTGAATCCATACAGTGGAGGAAAGCCCAGGTTATCTTTTATGTGCCTCCATGTGAGCTTCAGCGCGTTGTcctttaattattttaaactgcTCCTAGAGAGAAAACGTAGAGGTGACATGTTTGCTGCAAAGGATGCCGCGCTTCcagccttggcccctgcctggGAGTCTGTAAAAGCAGTAGTTTCTT includes these proteins:
- the LOC132589231 gene encoding pleckstrin homology-like domain family A member 2; translated protein: MKGPASAASEVIREGELEKRSDSLFQLWKKKAVVLSKDSLSLFSPEGGAKAKELRFGAIQKVDCVERTGKYVYFTIVTTDRKEIDFRCPGESCWNASITMALIDFQNKRAIQDFKSRQEAVEQAAAGTRDRRLARAP